From Equus asinus isolate D_3611 breed Donkey chromosome 14, EquAss-T2T_v2, whole genome shotgun sequence, one genomic window encodes:
- the BRICD5 gene encoding BRICHOS domain-containing protein 5 isoform X2 encodes MEQGSCRAESPGPGSVGVSAFHQPVSSPETKTQGMPWAGDRSVAPTSQPPQPLPSLSQPALWSLLQAPLTAICPQVKTKPCHGGWGAAGLLLLLLLALATAGAVAGGLLGFAPSPPKPLLQMLRLTLLSPSVPQPNQTAQVDVAQNVATIRVTPAQSNRSWAVLFDGQSGHVCYRPPEHQACFLHLMEARDRETLQLLVNTSEAQESRSPSQHTHRAQELLAVLGSHEVDPAQVGASVQHLCAKTPIYWARRAEGPPRQRLIYLCIDICFPSNICISVCFYYLPD; translated from the exons ATGGAGCAGGGAAGCTGCCGTGCGGAGAGCCCCGGGCCTGGGTCTGTTGGGGTGAGTGCCTTCCATCAACCAGTGTCCTCTCCTGAGACAAAGACCCAGGGCATGCCCTGGGCAGGTGACAGGAGTGTGGCAcccacctcccagcctcctcaGCCCCTACCTTCCCTGAGCCAGCCTGCTCTCTGGTCTCTGCTCCAGGCTCCACTGACTGCAATATGCCCCCAGGTGAAGACCAAGCCCTGCCATGGGGGCTGGGGAGCTGCtggcctgctgctgctgctgctgctggcactgGCCACTGCAGGGGCTGTGGCTGGGGGGCTTCTTGGCTTTGCTCCCAGCCCTCCCAAG CCACTGCTGCAGATGCTCCGTCTGACTCTCCTGAGCCCCAGTGTGCCCCAGCCCAACCAAACTGCCCAGGTGGACGTGGCCCAGAACGTGGCGACCATCAGGGTGACTCCAGCTCAGAGCAATCGCAGCTGGGCAGTGCTGTTCGACGGGCAGAGT GGCCATGTCTGTTACCGACCCCCGGAGCACCAGGCCTGCTTCCTCCACCTGATGGAGGCACGAGACCGAGAGACCCTGCAGCTGCTGGTGAACACCTCAGAG GCCCAAGAGTCTCGCAGCCCCAGCCAGCACACCCACCGTGCCCAGGAGCTGCTGGCAGTGCTTGGGAGCCACGAGGTGGACCCTGCCCAAGTCGGGGCTTCGGTGCAGCACCTCTGCGCAAAGACCCCCATTTACTGGGCCCGTCGAGCAGAGG GGCCCCCGAGGCAGCGGCTGATCTACCTGTGCATTGACATCTGCTTCCCAAGCAACATCTGTATCTCCGTCTGCTTTTATTATCTCCCAGACTGA
- the BRICD5 gene encoding BRICHOS domain-containing protein 5 isoform X12 codes for MEQGSCRAESPGPGSVGVSAFHQPVSSPETKTQGMPWAGDRSVAPTSQPPQPLPSLSQPALWSLLQAPLTAICPQVKTKPCHGGWGAAGLLLLLLLALATAGAVAGGLLGFAPSPPKPLLQMLRLTLLSPSVPQPNQTAQVDVAQNVATIRVTPAQSNRSWAVLFDGQSGHVCYRPPEHQACFLHLMEARDRETLQLLVNTSEGPRGSG; via the exons ATGGAGCAGGGAAGCTGCCGTGCGGAGAGCCCCGGGCCTGGGTCTGTTGGGGTGAGTGCCTTCCATCAACCAGTGTCCTCTCCTGAGACAAAGACCCAGGGCATGCCCTGGGCAGGTGACAGGAGTGTGGCAcccacctcccagcctcctcaGCCCCTACCTTCCCTGAGCCAGCCTGCTCTCTGGTCTCTGCTCCAGGCTCCACTGACTGCAATATGCCCCCAGGTGAAGACCAAGCCCTGCCATGGGGGCTGGGGAGCTGCtggcctgctgctgctgctgctgctggcactgGCCACTGCAGGGGCTGTGGCTGGGGGGCTTCTTGGCTTTGCTCCCAGCCCTCCCAAG CCACTGCTGCAGATGCTCCGTCTGACTCTCCTGAGCCCCAGTGTGCCCCAGCCCAACCAAACTGCCCAGGTGGACGTGGCCCAGAACGTGGCGACCATCAGGGTGACTCCAGCTCAGAGCAATCGCAGCTGGGCAGTGCTGTTCGACGGGCAGAGT GGCCATGTCTGTTACCGACCCCCGGAGCACCAGGCCTGCTTCCTCCACCTGATGGAGGCACGAGACCGAGAGACCCTGCAGCTGCTGGTGAACACCTCAGAG GGCCCCCGAGGCAGCGGCTGA
- the BRICD5 gene encoding BRICHOS domain-containing protein 5 isoform X1 gives MEQGSCRAESPGPGSVGVSAFHQPVSSPETKTQGMPWAGDRSVAPTSQPPQPLPSLSQPALWSLLQAPLTAICPQVKTKPCHGGWGAAGLLLLLLLALATAGAVAGGLLGFAPSPPKPLLQMLRLTLLSPSVPQPNQTAQVDVAQNVATIRVTPAQSNRSWAVLFDGQSGHVCYRPPEHQACFLHLMEARDRETLQLLVNTSEAQESRSPSQHTHRAQELLAVLGSHEVDPAQVGASVQHLCAKTPIYWARRAEGELGQAVWRGLGSCRTVWGQGRRSPLGSRRPLPPGPPRQRLIYLCIDICFPSNICISVCFYYLPD, from the exons ATGGAGCAGGGAAGCTGCCGTGCGGAGAGCCCCGGGCCTGGGTCTGTTGGGGTGAGTGCCTTCCATCAACCAGTGTCCTCTCCTGAGACAAAGACCCAGGGCATGCCCTGGGCAGGTGACAGGAGTGTGGCAcccacctcccagcctcctcaGCCCCTACCTTCCCTGAGCCAGCCTGCTCTCTGGTCTCTGCTCCAGGCTCCACTGACTGCAATATGCCCCCAGGTGAAGACCAAGCCCTGCCATGGGGGCTGGGGAGCTGCtggcctgctgctgctgctgctgctggcactgGCCACTGCAGGGGCTGTGGCTGGGGGGCTTCTTGGCTTTGCTCCCAGCCCTCCCAAG CCACTGCTGCAGATGCTCCGTCTGACTCTCCTGAGCCCCAGTGTGCCCCAGCCCAACCAAACTGCCCAGGTGGACGTGGCCCAGAACGTGGCGACCATCAGGGTGACTCCAGCTCAGAGCAATCGCAGCTGGGCAGTGCTGTTCGACGGGCAGAGT GGCCATGTCTGTTACCGACCCCCGGAGCACCAGGCCTGCTTCCTCCACCTGATGGAGGCACGAGACCGAGAGACCCTGCAGCTGCTGGTGAACACCTCAGAG GCCCAAGAGTCTCGCAGCCCCAGCCAGCACACCCACCGTGCCCAGGAGCTGCTGGCAGTGCTTGGGAGCCACGAGGTGGACCCTGCCCAAGTCGGGGCTTCGGTGCAGCACCTCTGCGCAAAGACCCCCATTTACTGGGCCCGTCGAGCAGAGGGTGAGTTGGGGCAGGCTGTGTGGAGAGGCCTGGGCTCCTGCAGGACAGTCTGgggacaggggaggaggagccCTTTGGGTTCACGAAGGCCCCTCCCCCCAGGGCCCCCGAGGCAGCGGCTGATCTACCTGTGCATTGACATCTGCTTCCCAAGCAACATCTGTATCTCCGTCTGCTTTTATTATCTCCCAGACTGA
- the BRICD5 gene encoding BRICHOS domain-containing protein 5 isoform X4 has product MEQGSCRAESPGPGSVGVSAFHQPVSSPETKTQGMPWAGDRSVAPTSQPPQPLPSLSQPALWSLLQAPLTAICPQVKTKPCHGGWGAAGLLLLLLLALATAGAVAGGLLGFAPSPPKGHVCYRPPEHQACFLHLMEARDRETLQLLVNTSEAQESRSPSQHTHRAQELLAVLGSHEVDPAQVGASVQHLCAKTPIYWARRAEGELGQAVWRGLGSCRTVWGQGRRSPLGSRRPLPPGPPRQRLIYLCIDICFPSNICISVCFYYLPD; this is encoded by the exons ATGGAGCAGGGAAGCTGCCGTGCGGAGAGCCCCGGGCCTGGGTCTGTTGGGGTGAGTGCCTTCCATCAACCAGTGTCCTCTCCTGAGACAAAGACCCAGGGCATGCCCTGGGCAGGTGACAGGAGTGTGGCAcccacctcccagcctcctcaGCCCCTACCTTCCCTGAGCCAGCCTGCTCTCTGGTCTCTGCTCCAGGCTCCACTGACTGCAATATGCCCCCAGGTGAAGACCAAGCCCTGCCATGGGGGCTGGGGAGCTGCtggcctgctgctgctgctgctgctggcactgGCCACTGCAGGGGCTGTGGCTGGGGGGCTTCTTGGCTTTGCTCCCAGCCCTCCCAAG GGCCATGTCTGTTACCGACCCCCGGAGCACCAGGCCTGCTTCCTCCACCTGATGGAGGCACGAGACCGAGAGACCCTGCAGCTGCTGGTGAACACCTCAGAG GCCCAAGAGTCTCGCAGCCCCAGCCAGCACACCCACCGTGCCCAGGAGCTGCTGGCAGTGCTTGGGAGCCACGAGGTGGACCCTGCCCAAGTCGGGGCTTCGGTGCAGCACCTCTGCGCAAAGACCCCCATTTACTGGGCCCGTCGAGCAGAGGGTGAGTTGGGGCAGGCTGTGTGGAGAGGCCTGGGCTCCTGCAGGACAGTCTGgggacaggggaggaggagccCTTTGGGTTCACGAAGGCCCCTCCCCCCAGGGCCCCCGAGGCAGCGGCTGATCTACCTGTGCATTGACATCTGCTTCCCAAGCAACATCTGTATCTCCGTCTGCTTTTATTATCTCCCAGACTGA
- the BRICD5 gene encoding BRICHOS domain-containing protein 5 isoform X9: MEQGSCRAESPGPGSVGVKTKPCHGGWGAAGLLLLLLLALATAGAVAGGLLGFAPSPPKPLLQMLRLTLLSPSVPQPNQTAQVDVAQNVATIRVTPAQSNRSWAVLFDGQSGHVCYRPPEHQACFLHLMEARDRETLQLLVNTSEAQESRSPSQHTHRAQELLAVLGSHEVDPAQVGASVQHLCAKTPIYWARRAEGPPRQRLIYLCIDICFPSNICISVCFYYLPD; the protein is encoded by the exons ATGGAGCAGGGAAGCTGCCGTGCGGAGAGCCCCGGGCCTGGGTCTGTTGGG GTGAAGACCAAGCCCTGCCATGGGGGCTGGGGAGCTGCtggcctgctgctgctgctgctgctggcactgGCCACTGCAGGGGCTGTGGCTGGGGGGCTTCTTGGCTTTGCTCCCAGCCCTCCCAAG CCACTGCTGCAGATGCTCCGTCTGACTCTCCTGAGCCCCAGTGTGCCCCAGCCCAACCAAACTGCCCAGGTGGACGTGGCCCAGAACGTGGCGACCATCAGGGTGACTCCAGCTCAGAGCAATCGCAGCTGGGCAGTGCTGTTCGACGGGCAGAGT GGCCATGTCTGTTACCGACCCCCGGAGCACCAGGCCTGCTTCCTCCACCTGATGGAGGCACGAGACCGAGAGACCCTGCAGCTGCTGGTGAACACCTCAGAG GCCCAAGAGTCTCGCAGCCCCAGCCAGCACACCCACCGTGCCCAGGAGCTGCTGGCAGTGCTTGGGAGCCACGAGGTGGACCCTGCCCAAGTCGGGGCTTCGGTGCAGCACCTCTGCGCAAAGACCCCCATTTACTGGGCCCGTCGAGCAGAGG GGCCCCCGAGGCAGCGGCTGATCTACCTGTGCATTGACATCTGCTTCCCAAGCAACATCTGTATCTCCGTCTGCTTTTATTATCTCCCAGACTGA
- the BRICD5 gene encoding BRICHOS domain-containing protein 5 isoform X3, translated as MEQGSCRAESPGPGSVGAPLTAICPQVKTKPCHGGWGAAGLLLLLLLALATAGAVAGGLLGFAPSPPKPLLQMLRLTLLSPSVPQPNQTAQVDVAQNVATIRVTPAQSNRSWAVLFDGQSGHVCYRPPEHQACFLHLMEARDRETLQLLVNTSEAQESRSPSQHTHRAQELLAVLGSHEVDPAQVGASVQHLCAKTPIYWARRAEGELGQAVWRGLGSCRTVWGQGRRSPLGSRRPLPPGPPRQRLIYLCIDICFPSNICISVCFYYLPD; from the exons ATGGAGCAGGGAAGCTGCCGTGCGGAGAGCCCCGGGCCTGGGTCTGTTGGG GCTCCACTGACTGCAATATGCCCCCAGGTGAAGACCAAGCCCTGCCATGGGGGCTGGGGAGCTGCtggcctgctgctgctgctgctgctggcactgGCCACTGCAGGGGCTGTGGCTGGGGGGCTTCTTGGCTTTGCTCCCAGCCCTCCCAAG CCACTGCTGCAGATGCTCCGTCTGACTCTCCTGAGCCCCAGTGTGCCCCAGCCCAACCAAACTGCCCAGGTGGACGTGGCCCAGAACGTGGCGACCATCAGGGTGACTCCAGCTCAGAGCAATCGCAGCTGGGCAGTGCTGTTCGACGGGCAGAGT GGCCATGTCTGTTACCGACCCCCGGAGCACCAGGCCTGCTTCCTCCACCTGATGGAGGCACGAGACCGAGAGACCCTGCAGCTGCTGGTGAACACCTCAGAG GCCCAAGAGTCTCGCAGCCCCAGCCAGCACACCCACCGTGCCCAGGAGCTGCTGGCAGTGCTTGGGAGCCACGAGGTGGACCCTGCCCAAGTCGGGGCTTCGGTGCAGCACCTCTGCGCAAAGACCCCCATTTACTGGGCCCGTCGAGCAGAGGGTGAGTTGGGGCAGGCTGTGTGGAGAGGCCTGGGCTCCTGCAGGACAGTCTGgggacaggggaggaggagccCTTTGGGTTCACGAAGGCCCCTCCCCCCAGGGCCCCCGAGGCAGCGGCTGATCTACCTGTGCATTGACATCTGCTTCCCAAGCAACATCTGTATCTCCGTCTGCTTTTATTATCTCCCAGACTGA
- the BRICD5 gene encoding BRICHOS domain-containing protein 5 isoform X10 has product MEQGSCRAESPGPGSVGAPLTAICPQVKTKPCHGGWGAAGLLLLLLLALATAGAVAGGLLGFAPSPPKGHVCYRPPEHQACFLHLMEARDRETLQLLVNTSEAQESRSPSQHTHRAQELLAVLGSHEVDPAQVGASVQHLCAKTPIYWARRAEGELGQAVWRGLGSCRTVWGQGRRSPLGSRRPLPPGPPRQRLIYLCIDICFPSNICISVCFYYLPD; this is encoded by the exons ATGGAGCAGGGAAGCTGCCGTGCGGAGAGCCCCGGGCCTGGGTCTGTTGGG GCTCCACTGACTGCAATATGCCCCCAGGTGAAGACCAAGCCCTGCCATGGGGGCTGGGGAGCTGCtggcctgctgctgctgctgctgctggcactgGCCACTGCAGGGGCTGTGGCTGGGGGGCTTCTTGGCTTTGCTCCCAGCCCTCCCAAG GGCCATGTCTGTTACCGACCCCCGGAGCACCAGGCCTGCTTCCTCCACCTGATGGAGGCACGAGACCGAGAGACCCTGCAGCTGCTGGTGAACACCTCAGAG GCCCAAGAGTCTCGCAGCCCCAGCCAGCACACCCACCGTGCCCAGGAGCTGCTGGCAGTGCTTGGGAGCCACGAGGTGGACCCTGCCCAAGTCGGGGCTTCGGTGCAGCACCTCTGCGCAAAGACCCCCATTTACTGGGCCCGTCGAGCAGAGGGTGAGTTGGGGCAGGCTGTGTGGAGAGGCCTGGGCTCCTGCAGGACAGTCTGgggacaggggaggaggagccCTTTGGGTTCACGAAGGCCCCTCCCCCCAGGGCCCCCGAGGCAGCGGCTGATCTACCTGTGCATTGACATCTGCTTCCCAAGCAACATCTGTATCTCCGTCTGCTTTTATTATCTCCCAGACTGA
- the BRICD5 gene encoding BRICHOS domain-containing protein 5 isoform X7 encodes MEQGSCRAESPGPGSVGAPLTAICPQVKTKPCHGGWGAAGLLLLLLLALATAGAVAGGLLGFAPSPPKPLLQMLRLTLLSPSVPQPNQTAQVDVAQNVATIRVTPAQSNRSWAVLFDGQSGHVCYRPPEHQACFLHLMEARDRETLQLLVNTSEAQESRSPSQHTHRAQELLAVLGSHEVDPAQVGASVQHLCAKTPIYWARRAEGPPRQRLIYLCIDICFPSNICISVCFYYLPD; translated from the exons ATGGAGCAGGGAAGCTGCCGTGCGGAGAGCCCCGGGCCTGGGTCTGTTGGG GCTCCACTGACTGCAATATGCCCCCAGGTGAAGACCAAGCCCTGCCATGGGGGCTGGGGAGCTGCtggcctgctgctgctgctgctgctggcactgGCCACTGCAGGGGCTGTGGCTGGGGGGCTTCTTGGCTTTGCTCCCAGCCCTCCCAAG CCACTGCTGCAGATGCTCCGTCTGACTCTCCTGAGCCCCAGTGTGCCCCAGCCCAACCAAACTGCCCAGGTGGACGTGGCCCAGAACGTGGCGACCATCAGGGTGACTCCAGCTCAGAGCAATCGCAGCTGGGCAGTGCTGTTCGACGGGCAGAGT GGCCATGTCTGTTACCGACCCCCGGAGCACCAGGCCTGCTTCCTCCACCTGATGGAGGCACGAGACCGAGAGACCCTGCAGCTGCTGGTGAACACCTCAGAG GCCCAAGAGTCTCGCAGCCCCAGCCAGCACACCCACCGTGCCCAGGAGCTGCTGGCAGTGCTTGGGAGCCACGAGGTGGACCCTGCCCAAGTCGGGGCTTCGGTGCAGCACCTCTGCGCAAAGACCCCCATTTACTGGGCCCGTCGAGCAGAGG GGCCCCCGAGGCAGCGGCTGATCTACCTGTGCATTGACATCTGCTTCCCAAGCAACATCTGTATCTCCGTCTGCTTTTATTATCTCCCAGACTGA
- the BRICD5 gene encoding BRICHOS domain-containing protein 5 isoform X6, which yields MEQGSCRAESPGPGSVGAPLTAICPQVKTKPCHGGWGAAGLLLLLLLALATAGAVAGGLLGFAPSPPKPLLQMLRLTLLSPSVPQPNQTAQVDVAQNVATIRVTPAQSNRSWAVLFDGQSVSGLGGITAQGAQAALPHLAASPGPCLLPTPGAPGLLPPPDGGTRPRDPAAAGEHLRGPRVSQPQPAHPPCPGAAGSAWEPRGGPCPSRGFGAAPLRKDPHLLGPSSRGAPEAAADLPVH from the exons ATGGAGCAGGGAAGCTGCCGTGCGGAGAGCCCCGGGCCTGGGTCTGTTGGG GCTCCACTGACTGCAATATGCCCCCAGGTGAAGACCAAGCCCTGCCATGGGGGCTGGGGAGCTGCtggcctgctgctgctgctgctgctggcactgGCCACTGCAGGGGCTGTGGCTGGGGGGCTTCTTGGCTTTGCTCCCAGCCCTCCCAAG CCACTGCTGCAGATGCTCCGTCTGACTCTCCTGAGCCCCAGTGTGCCCCAGCCCAACCAAACTGCCCAGGTGGACGTGGCCCAGAACGTGGCGACCATCAGGGTGACTCCAGCTCAGAGCAATCGCAGCTGGGCAGTGCTGTTCGACGGGCAGAGTGTGAGTGGGCTGGGGGGGATCACCGCCCAGGGGGCTCAGGCGGCCCTGCCTCACCTGGCTGCCTCTCCAGGGCCATGTCTGTTACCGACCCCCGGAGCACCAGGCCTGCTTCCTCCACCTGATGGAGGCACGAGACCGAGAGACCCTGCAGCTGCTGGTGAACACCTCAGAG GCCCAAGAGTCTCGCAGCCCCAGCCAGCACACCCACCGTGCCCAGGAGCTGCTGGCAGTGCTTGGGAGCCACGAGGTGGACCCTGCCCAAGTCGGGGCTTCGGTGCAGCACCTCTGCGCAAAGACCCCCATTTACTGGGCCCGTCGAGCAGAGG GGCCCCCGAGGCAGCGGCTGATCTACCTGTGCATTGA
- the BRICD5 gene encoding BRICHOS domain-containing protein 5 isoform X5 has translation MEQGSCRAESPGPGSVGVKTKPCHGGWGAAGLLLLLLLALATAGAVAGGLLGFAPSPPKPLLQMLRLTLLSPSVPQPNQTAQVDVAQNVATIRVTPAQSNRSWAVLFDGQSGHVCYRPPEHQACFLHLMEARDRETLQLLVNTSEAQESRSPSQHTHRAQELLAVLGSHEVDPAQVGASVQHLCAKTPIYWARRAEGELGQAVWRGLGSCRTVWGQGRRSPLGSRRPLPPGPPRQRLIYLCIDICFPSNICISVCFYYLPD, from the exons ATGGAGCAGGGAAGCTGCCGTGCGGAGAGCCCCGGGCCTGGGTCTGTTGGG GTGAAGACCAAGCCCTGCCATGGGGGCTGGGGAGCTGCtggcctgctgctgctgctgctgctggcactgGCCACTGCAGGGGCTGTGGCTGGGGGGCTTCTTGGCTTTGCTCCCAGCCCTCCCAAG CCACTGCTGCAGATGCTCCGTCTGACTCTCCTGAGCCCCAGTGTGCCCCAGCCCAACCAAACTGCCCAGGTGGACGTGGCCCAGAACGTGGCGACCATCAGGGTGACTCCAGCTCAGAGCAATCGCAGCTGGGCAGTGCTGTTCGACGGGCAGAGT GGCCATGTCTGTTACCGACCCCCGGAGCACCAGGCCTGCTTCCTCCACCTGATGGAGGCACGAGACCGAGAGACCCTGCAGCTGCTGGTGAACACCTCAGAG GCCCAAGAGTCTCGCAGCCCCAGCCAGCACACCCACCGTGCCCAGGAGCTGCTGGCAGTGCTTGGGAGCCACGAGGTGGACCCTGCCCAAGTCGGGGCTTCGGTGCAGCACCTCTGCGCAAAGACCCCCATTTACTGGGCCCGTCGAGCAGAGGGTGAGTTGGGGCAGGCTGTGTGGAGAGGCCTGGGCTCCTGCAGGACAGTCTGgggacaggggaggaggagccCTTTGGGTTCACGAAGGCCCCTCCCCCCAGGGCCCCCGAGGCAGCGGCTGATCTACCTGTGCATTGACATCTGCTTCCCAAGCAACATCTGTATCTCCGTCTGCTTTTATTATCTCCCAGACTGA
- the BRICD5 gene encoding BRICHOS domain-containing protein 5 isoform X11, with product MEQGSCRAESPGPGSVGVKTKPCHGGWGAAGLLLLLLLALATAGAVAGGLLGFAPSPPKGHVCYRPPEHQACFLHLMEARDRETLQLLVNTSEAQESRSPSQHTHRAQELLAVLGSHEVDPAQVGASVQHLCAKTPIYWARRAEGELGQAVWRGLGSCRTVWGQGRRSPLGSRRPLPPGPPRQRLIYLCIDICFPSNICISVCFYYLPD from the exons ATGGAGCAGGGAAGCTGCCGTGCGGAGAGCCCCGGGCCTGGGTCTGTTGGG GTGAAGACCAAGCCCTGCCATGGGGGCTGGGGAGCTGCtggcctgctgctgctgctgctgctggcactgGCCACTGCAGGGGCTGTGGCTGGGGGGCTTCTTGGCTTTGCTCCCAGCCCTCCCAAG GGCCATGTCTGTTACCGACCCCCGGAGCACCAGGCCTGCTTCCTCCACCTGATGGAGGCACGAGACCGAGAGACCCTGCAGCTGCTGGTGAACACCTCAGAG GCCCAAGAGTCTCGCAGCCCCAGCCAGCACACCCACCGTGCCCAGGAGCTGCTGGCAGTGCTTGGGAGCCACGAGGTGGACCCTGCCCAAGTCGGGGCTTCGGTGCAGCACCTCTGCGCAAAGACCCCCATTTACTGGGCCCGTCGAGCAGAGGGTGAGTTGGGGCAGGCTGTGTGGAGAGGCCTGGGCTCCTGCAGGACAGTCTGgggacaggggaggaggagccCTTTGGGTTCACGAAGGCCCCTCCCCCCAGGGCCCCCGAGGCAGCGGCTGATCTACCTGTGCATTGACATCTGCTTCCCAAGCAACATCTGTATCTCCGTCTGCTTTTATTATCTCCCAGACTGA
- the BRICD5 gene encoding BRICHOS domain-containing protein 5 isoform X13: MEQGSCRAESPGPGSVGAPLTAICPQVKTKPCHGGWGAAGLLLLLLLALATAGAVAGGLLGFAPSPPKGHVCYRPPEHQACFLHLMEARDRETLQLLVNTSEAQESRSPSQHTHRAQELLAVLGSHEVDPAQVGASVQHLCAKTPIYWARRAEGPPRQRLIYLCIDICFPSNICISVCFYYLPD; this comes from the exons ATGGAGCAGGGAAGCTGCCGTGCGGAGAGCCCCGGGCCTGGGTCTGTTGGG GCTCCACTGACTGCAATATGCCCCCAGGTGAAGACCAAGCCCTGCCATGGGGGCTGGGGAGCTGCtggcctgctgctgctgctgctgctggcactgGCCACTGCAGGGGCTGTGGCTGGGGGGCTTCTTGGCTTTGCTCCCAGCCCTCCCAAG GGCCATGTCTGTTACCGACCCCCGGAGCACCAGGCCTGCTTCCTCCACCTGATGGAGGCACGAGACCGAGAGACCCTGCAGCTGCTGGTGAACACCTCAGAG GCCCAAGAGTCTCGCAGCCCCAGCCAGCACACCCACCGTGCCCAGGAGCTGCTGGCAGTGCTTGGGAGCCACGAGGTGGACCCTGCCCAAGTCGGGGCTTCGGTGCAGCACCTCTGCGCAAAGACCCCCATTTACTGGGCCCGTCGAGCAGAGG GGCCCCCGAGGCAGCGGCTGATCTACCTGTGCATTGACATCTGCTTCCCAAGCAACATCTGTATCTCCGTCTGCTTTTATTATCTCCCAGACTGA
- the BRICD5 gene encoding BRICHOS domain-containing protein 5 isoform X8, producing the protein MEQGSCRAESPGPGSVGVKTKPCHGGWGAAGLLLLLLLALATAGAVAGGLLGFAPSPPKPLLQMLRLTLLSPSVPQPNQTAQVDVAQNVATIRVTPAQSNRSWAVLFDGQSVSGLGGITAQGAQAALPHLAASPGPCLLPTPGAPGLLPPPDGGTRPRDPAAAGEHLRGPRVSQPQPAHPPCPGAAGSAWEPRGGPCPSRGFGAAPLRKDPHLLGPSSRGAPEAAADLPVH; encoded by the exons ATGGAGCAGGGAAGCTGCCGTGCGGAGAGCCCCGGGCCTGGGTCTGTTGGG GTGAAGACCAAGCCCTGCCATGGGGGCTGGGGAGCTGCtggcctgctgctgctgctgctgctggcactgGCCACTGCAGGGGCTGTGGCTGGGGGGCTTCTTGGCTTTGCTCCCAGCCCTCCCAAG CCACTGCTGCAGATGCTCCGTCTGACTCTCCTGAGCCCCAGTGTGCCCCAGCCCAACCAAACTGCCCAGGTGGACGTGGCCCAGAACGTGGCGACCATCAGGGTGACTCCAGCTCAGAGCAATCGCAGCTGGGCAGTGCTGTTCGACGGGCAGAGTGTGAGTGGGCTGGGGGGGATCACCGCCCAGGGGGCTCAGGCGGCCCTGCCTCACCTGGCTGCCTCTCCAGGGCCATGTCTGTTACCGACCCCCGGAGCACCAGGCCTGCTTCCTCCACCTGATGGAGGCACGAGACCGAGAGACCCTGCAGCTGCTGGTGAACACCTCAGAG GCCCAAGAGTCTCGCAGCCCCAGCCAGCACACCCACCGTGCCCAGGAGCTGCTGGCAGTGCTTGGGAGCCACGAGGTGGACCCTGCCCAAGTCGGGGCTTCGGTGCAGCACCTCTGCGCAAAGACCCCCATTTACTGGGCCCGTCGAGCAGAGG GGCCCCCGAGGCAGCGGCTGATCTACCTGTGCATTGA